Proteins encoded together in one Rhizobium sp. 11515TR window:
- the mdcA gene encoding malonate decarboxylase subunit alpha, whose amino-acid sequence MLDWNTKGRDRLARLEAGQRFSAGKLVDPQQLVAFLEAILKPGDRVCLEGDNQKQADLLAKALSKVDVTKIHDLHMVQSGVVLPEHLDIFESGVARRLDFSYSGPQSARIARMMFGGQIELGAVHTYLELFARYFIDLTPQVALIAAVSADRAGNLYTGPNTEDTPTVVEATSFGKGLVVAQVGEIVDRVPRVDIPADQVHFVVDAKRPFYVEPLFTRDPAAITETQILTAMLAIQGLYMPYGVRRLNHGIGFNTAAIELLLPTYGERLGLKGKVCTHWALNPHPTLIPAIEAGWVEQIHCFGSEVGMEDYMRARPDIFFTGPDGSLRSNRAFCQTAGLYACDMFIGSTLQIDLSGNSSTVTGSRVAGFGGAPNMGSDARGRRHPSEAWLRAGREADPAAATPALRRGRKLVVQIGETFGDGMVPMFVERLAALDLADKLQLDLAPVMVYGDDVTHIVTEEGIANLLLCHDGQEREQAIRGVAGYTEVGRARDRKMVEHLRERKVIQRPEDLGIDPLDADRSLLAAHSIKDLMLASGGLYRPPSRFRNW is encoded by the coding sequence ATGCTTGATTGGAATACAAAAGGTCGCGACAGGCTGGCGCGTCTCGAGGCTGGACAGCGTTTCTCTGCCGGCAAGCTCGTCGACCCGCAGCAGCTCGTCGCCTTTCTGGAAGCGATCCTGAAGCCTGGGGATCGCGTTTGCCTCGAAGGCGACAATCAGAAGCAGGCCGACCTGTTGGCCAAGGCGCTGTCCAAGGTCGATGTTACCAAGATACACGACCTGCATATGGTGCAATCGGGTGTCGTCCTGCCGGAGCATCTCGACATTTTCGAAAGCGGCGTCGCCCGACGGCTCGATTTTTCCTATTCCGGCCCGCAGTCGGCCCGCATCGCGCGCATGATGTTCGGCGGCCAGATCGAACTGGGTGCGGTCCACACCTATCTGGAACTCTTCGCCCGCTATTTTATCGATCTGACGCCACAGGTGGCGCTTATCGCCGCGGTCAGCGCGGACAGGGCGGGAAATCTCTACACCGGGCCGAATACGGAAGATACGCCAACGGTCGTGGAGGCGACGAGCTTCGGCAAGGGGCTGGTCGTCGCGCAGGTGGGCGAGATCGTCGATCGCGTGCCGCGCGTCGACATTCCCGCCGACCAGGTTCATTTCGTCGTGGATGCCAAGCGACCCTTCTATGTGGAGCCGCTGTTCACGCGCGATCCGGCGGCGATTACCGAAACGCAAATCCTGACGGCAATGCTGGCGATCCAGGGGCTCTATATGCCCTATGGCGTGCGCCGCCTGAACCATGGCATCGGCTTCAATACCGCGGCCATCGAGCTGCTGCTGCCGACTTACGGTGAACGGCTGGGATTGAAGGGCAAGGTCTGCACGCATTGGGCGCTGAACCCTCATCCCACCCTGATCCCCGCCATCGAGGCCGGATGGGTGGAGCAGATCCATTGCTTCGGGTCCGAAGTGGGCATGGAAGACTATATGCGGGCTCGCCCCGACATTTTTTTCACCGGACCTGACGGCTCGCTGCGTTCCAACCGCGCCTTCTGCCAGACCGCCGGGCTCTATGCCTGCGACATGTTCATCGGCTCGACCTTGCAGATCGACCTTTCCGGCAACAGTTCGACCGTGACCGGCAGCAGAGTCGCCGGCTTTGGCGGTGCCCCCAATATGGGATCGGACGCGCGGGGCCGGCGCCATCCGAGCGAAGCCTGGCTGCGTGCGGGCCGCGAAGCCGACCCCGCCGCAGCTACCCCTGCCCTGCGCCGGGGCCGCAAACTGGTCGTCCAGATCGGCGAAACCTTCGGCGATGGCATGGTGCCGATGTTCGTCGAGCGTCTGGCCGCCCTGGATCTGGCCGACAAGCTGCAGCTCGATCTGGCCCCCGTGATGGTTTACGGTGACGACGTGACCCATATCGTGACGGAAGAAGGGATCGCCAATCTGCTGCTGTGCCATGACGGGCAAGAGCGGGAACAGGCGATCCGCGGCGTTGCCGGCTACACCGAGGTCGGCCGCGCCCGGGACCGCAAGATGGTGGAGCATTTGCGCGAACGCAAAGTCATCCAGCGTCCCGAAGACCTTGGAATTGATCCCTTGGATGCCGATCGTAGCCTGCTGGCTGCGCATTCCATCAAGGATCTGATGCTTGCCTCCGGCGGCCTGTACAGGCCGCCTTCCCGGTTCCGCAATTGGTAG
- the madM gene encoding malonate transporter subunit MadM, translating to MEILKHDLTANSLLTAFAIVGLVMWLSNAISKHVLFGRVHGSAIAIVLGLAGAFAAGLWTGGEKGVVDIPILSGIGLMGGAMLRDFAIVATAFEVDVGQARKAGAVGALALGLGTLLPFIVGSLLAVAFGYTDAVSITTIGAGAVTYIVGPVTGAALGASSAVIALSIATGVFKAVLVMVGTPIVAKAIGLDNPRSAMVFGGLMGTVSGVSGGLAATDRRLVPYGALTATFHTGLGCLVAPSILYLAVRALAGG from the coding sequence ATGGAGATCTTGAAGCATGACTTGACCGCCAACAGCCTCCTCACCGCATTTGCGATCGTCGGATTGGTCATGTGGCTGTCCAATGCCATCTCGAAACATGTCCTGTTCGGCCGCGTCCACGGCTCGGCCATAGCAATCGTCCTGGGGCTTGCTGGGGCCTTTGCTGCAGGTCTGTGGACCGGGGGCGAGAAGGGGGTGGTGGATATTCCCATCCTCAGCGGCATCGGCCTGATGGGCGGAGCCATGCTGCGCGATTTCGCCATCGTCGCCACGGCCTTCGAGGTTGATGTCGGCCAAGCACGCAAGGCCGGCGCTGTCGGTGCGCTTGCCCTTGGCCTCGGTACGCTACTTCCGTTCATCGTGGGCTCGTTGCTCGCCGTCGCTTTCGGTTACACGGATGCCGTATCCATAACGACGATCGGCGCCGGTGCCGTTACCTACATTGTGGGACCCGTGACGGGTGCCGCTCTGGGCGCAAGCTCGGCCGTGATCGCGCTGTCGATTGCGACGGGTGTTTTCAAGGCTGTCCTTGTCATGGTCGGAACACCGATCGTCGCCAAGGCGATCGGCCTCGACAATCCCCGCAGCGCCATGGTGTTCGGCGGCCTGATGGGAACCGTCAGCGGCGTGTCCGGCGGCCTGGCGGCCACCGATCGCCGTCTCGTCCCCTATGGCGCACTGACGGCGACGTTTCACACTGGGCTGGGCTGCCTTGTTGCACCTTCGATCCTTTATCTCGCCGTCAGGGCACTTGCAGGGGGTTGA
- a CDS encoding efflux RND transporter periplasmic adaptor subunit, with protein MKKPSVRFAAVFVAATLLLSLPFRNAAAEQAAAPALTVSLAAPELRSWPETVPASGWLKSWQDAIIASETSGLRITDVLVDVGSVVKKGQTLARLSQDSVLAELRKQEAAVATAKASLAKATANADRARQLRTSGALSAEKITEYFADEQTATASLASEEAALDSEKIKLGQTTITAVDDGLITSRSADLGAVVSTGTELFRMVRQQRVEWQAEVSARYLPSISEGLKAIINGPEGRRIEGRVRLVGPSVSTDTSRAIIYVALPTDMQPRIGFYVTGSIELRMTPAVTVPETAIVFRDGLSYVFTAGDDSRVRRVRVETGRRNNGEVEIVSGLDRSAKVVTSGGAFLSDNDLVKIAETN; from the coding sequence TTGAAAAAGCCGTCCGTAAGATTCGCAGCCGTGTTCGTCGCGGCTACGCTTCTCCTTTCCCTTCCCTTCCGAAATGCCGCGGCGGAACAGGCCGCAGCGCCCGCTCTGACCGTTTCCCTCGCCGCGCCAGAGCTGCGGAGCTGGCCTGAAACCGTCCCGGCGAGCGGCTGGCTGAAATCATGGCAGGACGCAATCATAGCCTCGGAAACGAGTGGCCTGCGCATCACGGACGTTCTGGTCGACGTCGGATCCGTTGTGAAGAAGGGACAGACGTTGGCGCGGCTATCGCAGGACAGTGTTCTGGCCGAGCTTCGCAAACAGGAAGCTGCTGTGGCGACGGCCAAGGCTAGTCTTGCCAAAGCCACGGCCAATGCGGATCGGGCGCGGCAACTTCGCACCTCCGGTGCCTTGTCGGCCGAGAAGATCACCGAATATTTCGCTGACGAGCAGACCGCAACCGCAAGCCTTGCATCCGAAGAAGCGGCGCTCGACAGCGAAAAGATCAAGCTTGGACAAACGACGATCACCGCCGTGGACGATGGCTTGATAACCTCGCGTTCAGCCGATCTCGGTGCGGTCGTCTCCACCGGCACCGAGTTGTTTCGCATGGTTCGCCAGCAGCGTGTCGAATGGCAGGCGGAAGTGTCGGCACGCTACCTTCCGAGCATTTCGGAGGGCTTGAAGGCCATCATCAACGGCCCTGAAGGCCGTCGGATCGAGGGCAGGGTACGGCTGGTCGGGCCGTCGGTGAGCACAGATACCAGCCGCGCAATCATCTATGTGGCGCTGCCCACAGATATGCAGCCGCGGATCGGGTTCTACGTCACTGGTAGCATAGAGCTGCGGATGACGCCGGCCGTGACTGTTCCCGAAACGGCGATCGTTTTCCGTGACGGGCTCAGTTACGTTTTCACGGCCGGCGACGACAGCCGGGTGCGACGGGTGCGGGTGGAAACAGGTCGGCGCAACAATGGCGAGGTCGAGATCGTGTCCGGCCTGGACCGGTCTGCAAAGGTCGTAACGTCGGGCGGTGCATTCCTGTCGGATAATGATCTTGTCAAGATTGCGGAGACGAACTGA
- a CDS encoding biotin-independent malonate decarboxylase subunit beta: protein MTDPRTLRRSWYEESARGRLLHLLDADSFTEFLGPERRETSPHLSLFDLPRQFDDGIIVGAGRIDGRPVLVAAQEGRFMGGAIGEVHGAKLTGLLHAAAKMRRDIVILFDTGGVRLQEANAGELAISEIMRAVLEARSEGARVIGLLGGRAGCYGGGSLIAGCCSALVISEQGRLSVSGPEVIETNKGVEEFDSRDRALVWRTMGGKHRYLIGGADVFVEDDIAAFRAGAIAALQRPATLDPTVLQAEQTRLEHRLRHFGDAHDAIEIWSRLQIEEPGRIPERDIGTFLTAANIHRESADAAR, encoded by the coding sequence ATGACCGATCCCCGCACGCTGCGCCGAAGCTGGTATGAAGAATCTGCCCGTGGCCGGCTGCTGCATCTGCTCGATGCCGACAGCTTCACCGAATTCCTGGGCCCGGAACGGCGGGAGACGAGCCCTCACCTTTCACTCTTCGATTTGCCCCGGCAGTTCGACGATGGCATCATCGTCGGAGCCGGCCGCATTGACGGCCGCCCCGTACTGGTGGCCGCCCAGGAAGGGCGCTTCATGGGCGGTGCCATTGGCGAGGTGCACGGCGCCAAGCTGACGGGCCTGCTGCATGCCGCGGCTAAGATGCGGCGGGATATCGTCATTCTCTTCGACACCGGTGGCGTGCGCCTCCAGGAAGCCAATGCCGGTGAATTGGCCATCTCCGAGATCATGCGCGCCGTGCTGGAGGCGCGCTCCGAGGGTGCGCGCGTCATCGGTCTTCTTGGCGGCCGGGCGGGCTGCTATGGCGGCGGCAGCCTGATTGCCGGCTGCTGTTCGGCACTCGTCATTTCCGAGCAGGGCCGTCTATCCGTGTCCGGGCCGGAGGTCATCGAGACGAACAAGGGCGTGGAAGAATTCGACTCCCGCGATCGGGCGCTCGTCTGGCGAACCATGGGCGGCAAGCATCGCTACCTGATCGGCGGGGCCGATGTCTTCGTCGAGGACGATATCGCAGCCTTCCGCGCCGGCGCGATTGCCGCGCTGCAACGGCCGGCCACTTTAGACCCGACGGTACTGCAAGCAGAACAGACGCGGCTCGAACATCGATTGCGCCATTTTGGCGATGCCCATGATGCTATCGAAATATGGTCGCGGCTGCAGATCGAGGAGCCTGGGCGAATACCGGAGCGAGACATCGGGACTTTCCTCACCGCCGCCAATATCCATCGGGAGAGCGCCGATGCAGCTCGCTGA
- a CDS encoding response regulator — protein sequence MSKVLLIDDDVELTMLLQEYLTEEGYDVATDTDGRAAIAAAAASTVDIIVLDIMMPRMNGIEVLQRIRKLSQIPVLMLTARGDDIDRISGLNLGADDYVPKPCSPGELAARLRAILRRTLQPAGASIDAVKAGQLVIHPGKRSAEWRGEPLELTGTEFGLLEVLARNAGQLVSKQDISKQAFGKPLTPFDRRIDVHISSVRQKLGLREDGQSWIQSVRGLGYQLLVD from the coding sequence ATGAGCAAGGTTCTTCTCATCGACGATGATGTCGAGCTAACGATGCTTTTGCAGGAATATCTCACCGAGGAAGGATATGATGTCGCAACCGACACGGATGGGCGTGCGGCCATTGCGGCCGCCGCCGCAAGTACGGTCGACATCATCGTCCTCGATATCATGATGCCCCGGATGAACGGGATCGAGGTTCTGCAGCGTATCCGCAAGCTCAGCCAGATCCCCGTGCTGATGCTGACGGCAAGAGGCGATGACATCGACAGGATATCCGGTCTGAACCTCGGTGCCGACGATTATGTGCCGAAGCCGTGCTCGCCGGGCGAACTTGCGGCGAGGCTGCGTGCGATCTTGCGGCGGACGCTTCAACCGGCAGGTGCGTCGATTGACGCCGTAAAAGCAGGTCAGCTCGTGATTCATCCGGGCAAAAGAAGCGCCGAATGGCGCGGCGAGCCGCTGGAGCTGACCGGCACGGAGTTCGGCCTGCTGGAAGTCCTTGCTCGCAACGCCGGCCAGCTGGTGTCAAAGCAGGACATTTCCAAGCAGGCGTTCGGAAAGCCGCTTACGCCCTTCGATCGCCGCATCGATGTTCATATCAGCAGCGTTCGTCAGAAACTCGGCCTGCGAGAGGACGGGCAATCCTGGATCCAGTCCGTGCGAGGCTTGGGCTATCAGCTGCTTGTGGATTGA
- a CDS encoding HAMP domain-containing sensor histidine kinase — protein sequence MPKLFWKFFTIIWLTLAATVGVVIIIVKLIQAVPFARELEQDRRALLVNLAANILIEDGEEAARHFMFTSEKTQPVGLSVSTTANANTCPQENATDTRSVLKEGSCYRIFAATPMSFTFENLAPILPWLTILISSTIAAGALARYLIRPVVHLRNGLSALANGRFDFRIGDKMAGRTDEVTALAHDFDASAARLQELQDAQQQLFHDVSHELRSPLSRLQAAVGVLRQNPAKLDAMLDRMDREVERLDVLVGEILTLARLTATSSMPLKTQSLDVIELLNEILADATFEAQTRDVSITTSIGGAFPAEVEGELIYRALENVVRNAVKYTDTRSHVAVLCEIKDGVLTVRVADQGPGVRRDELERIFQPFSRGNDAVTGDGYGLGLAIARQAIERHGGRVFASLPAASGLTITLEIPRRPTSHSRLGSASDAAQSAKINQLRR from the coding sequence ATGCCAAAACTCTTCTGGAAGTTCTTCACGATCATCTGGCTGACGCTCGCAGCAACCGTGGGCGTCGTCATAATTATAGTCAAGCTCATCCAGGCGGTCCCCTTCGCACGCGAGCTGGAACAGGACAGGCGGGCGCTCCTCGTCAACCTTGCTGCGAACATCCTGATCGAGGATGGCGAGGAGGCCGCCAGACATTTCATGTTCACCAGCGAAAAAACGCAACCGGTTGGCCTTTCCGTATCGACAACCGCAAACGCCAATACATGCCCCCAGGAGAACGCGACGGATACACGATCGGTCTTGAAGGAAGGGAGTTGCTACCGAATTTTCGCGGCGACGCCGATGAGTTTTACCTTTGAAAACCTTGCTCCCATATTGCCGTGGCTCACGATTCTGATTTCGAGCACGATCGCGGCAGGTGCGCTTGCCCGATATCTCATCCGCCCTGTCGTGCATCTGCGAAACGGCCTGAGCGCGCTTGCAAATGGCCGCTTCGACTTCCGCATCGGCGACAAGATGGCGGGGCGAACGGACGAGGTCACGGCGCTCGCACACGACTTCGATGCCAGCGCCGCGCGATTGCAGGAGCTTCAGGACGCACAGCAGCAGCTGTTTCACGATGTGTCTCACGAATTGCGCTCGCCATTGTCCCGCCTGCAGGCCGCCGTAGGGGTCCTGCGGCAGAACCCCGCGAAACTCGATGCCATGCTGGACCGTATGGACCGGGAGGTCGAGCGCCTTGATGTGCTGGTGGGTGAAATCCTGACACTTGCCCGGCTGACCGCCACCTCAAGCATGCCGTTGAAAACCCAATCCCTCGATGTCATCGAACTCCTGAACGAAATCCTGGCCGATGCGACGTTCGAGGCCCAGACTCGCGATGTTTCGATCACCACCAGCATCGGCGGCGCATTCCCGGCTGAAGTCGAGGGGGAATTGATCTACAGGGCGCTGGAAAATGTCGTGCGAAACGCGGTCAAATATACGGATACCCGCTCACACGTAGCCGTACTTTGCGAGATAAAGGACGGCGTCCTCACTGTTCGCGTCGCCGATCAGGGGCCGGGCGTCAGGCGAGACGAGCTGGAGCGCATCTTTCAGCCCTTTTCACGCGGCAACGACGCCGTGACCGGAGACGGATACGGTCTTGGTCTTGCAATTGCCCGGCAGGCGATCGAGCGCCATGGCGGTCGCGTGTTTGCGTCACTGCCCGCTGCCAGCGGCCTTACCATTACGCTCGAAATACCTCGAAGGCCGACGAGCCACAGCAGACTGGGAAGTGCTTCGGATGCTGCTCAGTCCGCTAAAATCAACCAGCTGCGGCGGTAA
- the madL gene encoding malonate transporter subunit MadL yields MMISGVAMLALCTLLGSILGDLLGVALGVKANVGGVGIAMILLIATRLWLSRRGLLTLPLKLGVEFWGALYIPIVVAMAAQQNVLVAARSGPLVLIAGIVTVFVCFATVALMSRIGERGETMDEIEAKARGELATSGNPV; encoded by the coding sequence ATGATGATCTCCGGTGTCGCAATGCTTGCCCTTTGCACCCTCTTGGGGAGCATTCTCGGTGATCTCCTGGGGGTGGCGCTTGGCGTGAAGGCGAACGTCGGCGGTGTCGGCATTGCCATGATCCTGCTCATCGCCACGCGGCTTTGGCTGAGCAGGCGGGGCTTGTTGACGCTGCCGCTCAAACTCGGTGTTGAGTTCTGGGGCGCTCTTTACATCCCGATCGTCGTCGCGATGGCAGCGCAGCAAAACGTGTTGGTGGCCGCACGCAGCGGTCCGCTGGTGCTGATCGCCGGCATCGTGACAGTGTTCGTTTGTTTCGCGACCGTCGCCCTGATGAGCCGCATCGGCGAGAGAGGCGAAACGATGGACGAAATCGAAGCGAAGGCCAGGGGTGAGCTTGCCACCTCCGGCAATCCGGTCTGA
- the mdcC gene encoding malonate decarboxylase acyl carrier protein codes for MENLLYELKSTQTGGTRAVALVGVVASGNLEILLERREAPDRCVIEIATPAHGFAELWAAVTEDFAARAAAGGLRITINDGGARPDMVALRLAQGVRLMEKPE; via the coding sequence ATGGAAAATCTGCTTTACGAATTGAAATCGACGCAGACCGGCGGAACCCGCGCCGTGGCTCTGGTGGGCGTCGTCGCTTCGGGCAACCTCGAGATATTGCTTGAACGGCGGGAGGCGCCCGACCGTTGCGTCATCGAGATCGCGACGCCGGCCCATGGTTTCGCCGAGCTTTGGGCGGCAGTCACCGAGGATTTCGCGGCGCGCGCTGCTGCCGGCGGTCTGCGCATCACGATCAATGACGGCGGCGCCCGGCCGGACATGGTGGCGCTACGCCTGGCCCAGGGCGTGCGGCTGATGGAGAAGCCAGAATGA
- a CDS encoding biotin-independent malonate decarboxylase subunit gamma, giving the protein MQLADILPSLFPAGHEVAQAGGLVTGWGRLDQQNRIDLIGIADKTYPGVDEAIALAGHILSVARRPDSSPLLFLVDSGSQRMSRRDELLGLSEALAHLAKALWQAEHAGHRTVGLLYGGSAAGAFIATALACGSLVALPTAWPEVMDLPSMARVTKLPLATLKEKAETTPVFAPGLDNLLATGAIAEVWDPAASLNAQLAAFLAKPVSRDPRAQWGADRGGRPKAAMIAAEVERLALLHG; this is encoded by the coding sequence ATGCAGCTCGCTGATATCCTGCCCTCACTCTTTCCGGCCGGTCATGAAGTGGCGCAGGCGGGCGGGCTCGTTACCGGCTGGGGCCGGTTGGACCAGCAAAACCGGATCGATCTGATCGGCATTGCCGACAAGACCTATCCCGGCGTCGATGAGGCGATAGCGCTGGCCGGGCATATCCTTTCCGTTGCGCGGCGGCCGGACAGCTCGCCCCTGTTGTTCCTGGTCGATTCCGGCAGCCAGCGGATGAGCCGGCGTGATGAACTGCTGGGGCTTAGCGAGGCACTAGCGCATTTGGCAAAGGCGCTGTGGCAGGCGGAGCATGCGGGACACCGCACGGTCGGCCTTCTCTACGGGGGCAGCGCCGCCGGCGCCTTCATTGCCACCGCGCTGGCCTGCGGATCGCTGGTTGCCCTGCCCACCGCCTGGCCCGAAGTCATGGACCTGCCATCCATGGCCCGGGTGACCAAGCTGCCGCTTGCCACCCTGAAGGAAAAGGCCGAGACAACGCCCGTTTTCGCGCCCGGCCTCGATAATCTTCTTGCCACCGGCGCCATAGCGGAAGTCTGGGATCCGGCCGCCTCCTTGAACGCTCAACTTGCCGCATTTCTTGCCAAGCCTGTTTCGCGTGATCCGCGCGCGCAATGGGGAGCGGATCGGGGCGGTCGACCGAAGGCTGCCATGATTGCGGCCGAAGTAGAACGGCTGGCTTTGCTCCATGGTTGA
- a CDS encoding GntR family transcriptional regulator — protein MTEFDEAGSIGQRIKLVLMDEISSGAIRPGTSLDEATLSSRFGASRTPVRDALRQLEAIGLVEIRPRRGATVLPLTLPRLMEMFEVTAEMECMCVRLATHRITGVERAVLTEIHERSELAAKADDFEQYDKLNLSFHETLYRGAHNEFLFDELMRLRARLLPFRRTQLRQPKRLTASFLEHEAILRAMIRGDATEAALVMREHMLNAALALARYMEIDEAAE, from the coding sequence ATGACGGAATTTGACGAAGCTGGATCGATCGGTCAGCGCATTAAACTGGTGCTGATGGATGAGATTTCCTCCGGCGCCATAAGGCCCGGCACAAGCCTGGACGAGGCAACGCTCAGCAGCCGCTTCGGCGCATCCCGCACGCCGGTAAGGGACGCTCTACGTCAGCTGGAGGCGATCGGCCTGGTCGAGATTCGCCCGCGGCGAGGCGCAACCGTCCTGCCGCTGACCTTGCCGCGGCTGATGGAGATGTTCGAAGTGACCGCCGAGATGGAATGCATGTGCGTCCGTCTGGCGACCCATCGGATAACGGGCGTGGAGCGCGCGGTTCTGACCGAAATTCATGAGCGTTCCGAACTCGCGGCGAAGGCAGACGACTTCGAACAGTATGACAAGCTCAATTTGTCTTTCCACGAAACGCTGTATCGCGGTGCGCATAATGAATTTCTGTTTGATGAATTGATGAGGCTGCGGGCCAGACTTCTACCGTTCCGCAGGACTCAGCTGCGGCAACCGAAGCGATTGACGGCTTCATTCCTTGAGCACGAGGCGATACTGCGCGCCATGATCCGGGGCGATGCGACGGAAGCAGCCCTGGTCATGCGCGAGCACATGCTGAATGCGGCTCTGGCATTGGCGCGCTATATGGAAATCGACGAGGCAGCCGAATGA